The DNA sequence GTCATTGGTGAGCGTGATGAATCGATTGATCCGAAAAAGGTCACGCGCATCATCATGTGTTCCGGCAAAGTCTATTACGACCTCGCCAAAGCGCGCACGGATAAGTCGATTGGTGATGTTGCGATTATTCGCATTGAGCAACTTTATCCATTTCCGCACAAAGCAATTTCTACTGAAATGAAAAAGTACCCAGCACTGGAGGAAGTAGTGTGGTGTCAGGATGAGCCACAGAACCAAGGCGCCTGGTTCTTTATTCAACACAACATTTTGGAAAACATGAGTGAGGGCATGCGCATGGCTTATGCCGGTCGTCCCGCCTCCGCCTCGCCGGCGGTTGGCTATGCCCATCTCCATCAAGAACAACAAAAGTCGCTTATCAATGCGGCCTTTGCCAAACTTAAAGGATATGTCGTTACTAAATAAGTACAGGCAAATTCACATCACATTATTTATTAGGAAGAATCATGGCTATTTTTGAAGTTAAAGTTCCCCAGTTATCTGAGTCGGTTGCCGAGGCAACCTTATTGCAGTGGAAGAAAAAAGTAGGGCAGGCCGTTGGTCAGGATGAAATCCTGATTGAGATTGAGACCGATAAAGTGGTATTAGAAGTGCCATCCCCATCGGCTGGCGTGCTGGTTGAGTTGGTGGTTGGCGACGGCGGTACTGTAGTTGCTGATCAAGTGATTGCGAAGATTGATAGCACAGCCACTGCTTCTGCTACCGCAGCCCCAGCGATAGCAGTCGCGCCGGTTGCTGCTGCAGCGAGCGTAGCGCCTGCCACGAAACCTGCTGCCGCTCCGATTGCGGGCGCTAGCGCTGCTCCTTCAGCCGCCAAAATGATGGCGGAAAATAATATGAGCGCAGCGCAAGTGGCCGGTACAGGACGCGATGGTCGCATTACGAAGGGCGATGTGATTGGTGCTGTTGCTGGTGGATCCAAGCCCGTTAAAGCAGCTTCACCTGCGTTGCCTGGAGTAGCCGTGCCGATGGGCGAGCGTCCTGAAGAGCGCGTGCCGATGAGTCGATTGCGCGCGCGGATTGCTGAGCGCCTACTCGAGTCCCAAGCAAACAACGCTATCTTGACGACCTTCAATGAGGTCAACATGGGTCCCGTGATTGCGATGCGTAATAAGTACAAGGACGTATTTGAAAAGACCCATGGCGTTAAGCTGGGCTTCATGTCCTTCTTTGTTAAAGCAGCAACCCATGCCCTAAAGAAATTCCCCTTGCTGAATGCATCGGTCGATGGCAATGACATTGTGTATCACGGCTACTTTGATATTGGTATTGCAGTTAGCTCGCCACGCGGTTTGGTAGTGCCGATTTTGCGTGATGTGGACCAAATGAACTTAGCGGATATCGAAAAGAAGATTGCGGAGTACGGCGCCAAAGCCCGGGACGGCAAGCTGTCGATTGAGGAGTTAACTGGTGGTACCTTCTCCATCTCCAACGGTGGTGTGTTTGGATCGATGCTGTCGACCCCAATTATTAATCCGCCGCAGTCAGCGATCTTGGGTATTCATGCAACCAAGGAGCGCGCCGTTGTGGAAGATGGGCAAATTGTGATTCGCCCCATTAATTACCTGGCCTTATCGTATGACCACCGCATCATTGATGGTCGCGAGGCGGTACTTGGTTTGGTTGCCATGAAGGAAGCATTAGAAGATCCTTCACGTCTCCTGCTTGATCTGTAAGGGGCAAACACATGAGTCAAGTATTTGATGTACTCGTTATCGGTGCGGGTCCTGGCGGTTATATTGCGGCGATTCGAGCTGCACAGCTGGGCTTTAAAGTAGCTTGTGCAGAATCGAATGCTTACGACGATCCCAAGGGTGAGCCACGCTTAGGTGGTACCTGTTTGAATGTGGGCTGCATTCCCTCAAAGGCCTTACTTGCCTCCTCAGAGGAGTTTGAAAAGGTCAGTCACCATGTTGCTGAGCATGGCATTACGGTGGGTTCGGTTAAGCTCGATTCCAATAAAATGTTGGCGCGTAAAGATGCGATTGTGACGAAGATGACTGCGGGCATTCAGTTTTTGTTTCGCAAGAATAAGATCACAACCCTCAAAGGCCACGCTTCGTTTGTTGGCAAAACAGCGGATGGCTATCAGATTCAGATCGACGGCAAAGATGCCGGTACGGTGACTGCAAAGAACGTGATCATTGCAACCGGATCAAAGGCGCGCCATTTGCCGAACATTCCGGTGGATAACGTGCTGGTTTGTGACAATATTGGCGGCCTCAAGTTTGATTCCATTCCCAAGCGTTTGGGCGTGATTGGTGCTGGCGTGATTGGATTGGAGCTTGGCTCGGTTTGGCGGCGGGTTGGCTCGGAGGTTACCGTTTTAGAGGGCCTGCCTACTTTCTTGGGTGCCTGCGATGAAGGCATTGCGAAAGAGGCCCATAAGATTTTTGTGAAGCAGGGCCTCAAGATCAATATGGGCGTCAAGATTGGTGAAGTCAAGGCTGATAAAAAAGGTGTTGTGGTGCAGTACCAAGATGCTGAAGGCAAAGCACAGAAGCTGGAGTGCGATCGTTTAATTGTTTCAGTAGGTCGCGTACCCAATACCGACAAACTCAATCTCGAGTCGATTGGCCTTAAAGTCGATGAGCGCGGTTTCATTCCGATCGATGACCATACCTGCGCCACGGCGGCCCCTGGGGTCTATGCAGTGGGTGACGTGGTACGAGGTCCGATGCTGGCCCACAAGGCTGAAGATGAAGGTGTTCTGGTTGCTGAAATCATCGCAGGTCAAAAACCCCACATCGATTACAACTGCATTCCGTGGGTGATTTATACCGACCCTGAAATTGCTTGGGTAGGAAAAACTGAGCAGCAATTGAAGGCTGCTGGCATTGCCTATAAGGCAGGTCAGTTCCCATTTGCTGCAAATGGACGTGCCCTTGGCATGGCGCGCGCCGATGGATTTGTGAAGTTCTTAGCGGACGCAAAGACCGATGAAATCCTCGGCGTACATATTATTGGGCCAAATGCGTCAGACCTCATTGCGGAAGCTGCGGTTGCGATGGAGTTTAAGGCGGCTGCAGAAGACATTGCACGGATTTGCCATCCGCACCCCAGCCTGTCGGAGGTAATGCGTGAAGCGGCATTAGCAACGGATCAACGCGCATTAAATATGTAAGTTGAGTACACTCGCGTTTTACCGAAAAGAGCTGGAGGCGCGCGGGTTTCATTCGGATCCCGCGCAGGAGCGCGCAGTTGAGCGTCTGCAGCGCTGCGAGGATGAGTGGGTTGCATACAAGGATGTTCGCAGTAATGCGCTCACCAAAAAATTATTCCACCCAGCACTCCCTAGGGGAGTCTACCTCTGGGGTGGGGTAGGCCGCGGCAAATCCTTTTTGATGGATTGCTTTTATGCTGCATCACCGCTTGAAAAAAAGATTCGCATTCATTTTCATGAGTTCATGCGCGAGGTGCATCGGGAGTTGCACGAGCTATCCGGCATGTCTGATCCTCTGGATGAGCTTTCTAAGCGCATTGCCCAGCGCTACCGTTTAATTTGCTTTGATGAGTTTCACATTAACGATATTGCGGATGCCATGATTCTGTATCGGTTACTCAGCGCGCTTTTTGATGATCGGGTGCAGTTCATCATGACCTCGAATTACAAGCCGGATCAGCTTTATCCAAATGGCTTGCACCGGGATCGCTTATTGCCCGCGATTGCCTTGCTGGAGAGCAAATTGGATGTGCTCAATGTGGATGCAGGCACCGACTATCGCCAAATGCAGATGGCGCAAGTGCAAGCCTACTTCCAGCCATTAACATCGGTGAACGATGTGCTGATGATGCAAACCTTTCGCTCGATCTTAGGTAAAGAGCCTGAAGAAAAGAATCCCGTCTTACGGATTGAGTCCCGTGAAATCAGGCCGATGCACCGCGCTGCTGGTGTGGTGTGGTTTGATTTCAAAACCCTGTGCATGGGGCCGCGCTCTCAGAACGATTATTTAGAGATCGCCAATCTCTTTCATACTGTCTTTTTATCTGGAGTGCCGTATATGCCGCCCCGCATGACCAATGAAGCGCGGCGCTTTATTTGGCTGATTGATGTCTTGTATGACCATAAAATCAAACTGATTATGAGCGCTGAATTGCCGGCCGATCAGCTTTATACCGAAGGGCAAATTGTGGGTGAGTTTGCCCGAACCGTGTCCCGGCTGGTTGAAATGCAGTCCCGCGACTATTTAGATGCCCCACGCCGTGTGGTTCATGCCGGCTTGACCTAAAATAGGGGGATGACGACCCCTTTTATTCTGAATGCTGATTTGCACTGCCATTCCGTGGTTTCGGATGGCACACTGTCGCCAGAGACCTTGGCTCTACGCGCATTTGAAAATGGGGTTCATTTGTGGGCTCTAACCGACCATGATGAGCTCGGCGGTCAGGAACGCGCCCAGCGCGCAGCGCGCGATTTAGGAATGGATTACCTTTCTGGCGTTGAGATTTCGGTCACCTGGATGGGCCACACCATTCACATTGTTGGCCTCGGTATTGATGCTGCACATATGGGTATTTTGGAAGGTCTGCGCCGCACTCGCGATGGTCGGCAGAATCGCGCCAAAATGATGGCCGAACAATTGGCTAAAGTCGGCATTGCGGGCAGCTATGAGGGCGCGCTTCTGTATGCCGGTAACCCCGAACTGATCTCGCGTACCCACTTTGCGCGTTTTTTGGTGGAGCAGGGCGTTTGCCGCGATACCGATCAGGTATTTAAGAATTATTTGGTTGAGCACAAACCGGGATATGTGCCGCATCAATGGGCCAGCTTAGATGACGCAGTAGCGTGGATTAAAGCGG is a window from the Polynucleobacter difficilis genome containing:
- the odhB gene encoding 2-oxoglutarate dehydrogenase complex dihydrolipoyllysine-residue succinyltransferase — encoded protein: MAIFEVKVPQLSESVAEATLLQWKKKVGQAVGQDEILIEIETDKVVLEVPSPSAGVLVELVVGDGGTVVADQVIAKIDSTATASATAAPAIAVAPVAAAASVAPATKPAAAPIAGASAAPSAAKMMAENNMSAAQVAGTGRDGRITKGDVIGAVAGGSKPVKAASPALPGVAVPMGERPEERVPMSRLRARIAERLLESQANNAILTTFNEVNMGPVIAMRNKYKDVFEKTHGVKLGFMSFFVKAATHALKKFPLLNASVDGNDIVYHGYFDIGIAVSSPRGLVVPILRDVDQMNLADIEKKIAEYGAKARDGKLSIEELTGGTFSISNGGVFGSMLSTPIINPPQSAILGIHATKERAVVEDGQIVIRPINYLALSYDHRIIDGREAVLGLVAMKEALEDPSRLLLDL
- the lpdA gene encoding dihydrolipoyl dehydrogenase — translated: MSQVFDVLVIGAGPGGYIAAIRAAQLGFKVACAESNAYDDPKGEPRLGGTCLNVGCIPSKALLASSEEFEKVSHHVAEHGITVGSVKLDSNKMLARKDAIVTKMTAGIQFLFRKNKITTLKGHASFVGKTADGYQIQIDGKDAGTVTAKNVIIATGSKARHLPNIPVDNVLVCDNIGGLKFDSIPKRLGVIGAGVIGLELGSVWRRVGSEVTVLEGLPTFLGACDEGIAKEAHKIFVKQGLKINMGVKIGEVKADKKGVVVQYQDAEGKAQKLECDRLIVSVGRVPNTDKLNLESIGLKVDERGFIPIDDHTCATAAPGVYAVGDVVRGPMLAHKAEDEGVLVAEIIAGQKPHIDYNCIPWVIYTDPEIAWVGKTEQQLKAAGIAYKAGQFPFAANGRALGMARADGFVKFLADAKTDEILGVHIIGPNASDLIAEAAVAMEFKAAAEDIARICHPHPSLSEVMREAALATDQRALNM
- the zapE gene encoding cell division protein ZapE, which produces MSTLAFYRKELEARGFHSDPAQERAVERLQRCEDEWVAYKDVRSNALTKKLFHPALPRGVYLWGGVGRGKSFLMDCFYAASPLEKKIRIHFHEFMREVHRELHELSGMSDPLDELSKRIAQRYRLICFDEFHINDIADAMILYRLLSALFDDRVQFIMTSNYKPDQLYPNGLHRDRLLPAIALLESKLDVLNVDAGTDYRQMQMAQVQAYFQPLTSVNDVLMMQTFRSILGKEPEEKNPVLRIESREIRPMHRAAGVVWFDFKTLCMGPRSQNDYLEIANLFHTVFLSGVPYMPPRMTNEARRFIWLIDVLYDHKIKLIMSAELPADQLYTEGQIVGEFARTVSRLVEMQSRDYLDAPRRVVHAGLT
- a CDS encoding 3',5'-nucleoside bisphosphate phosphatase — encoded protein: MTTPFILNADLHCHSVVSDGTLSPETLALRAFENGVHLWALTDHDELGGQERAQRAARDLGMDYLSGVEISVTWMGHTIHIVGLGIDAAHMGILEGLRRTRDGRQNRAKMMAEQLAKVGIAGSYEGALLYAGNPELISRTHFARFLVEQGVCRDTDQVFKNYLVEHKPGYVPHQWASLDDAVAWIKAAGGVAVIAHPGRYKLTAMQLDELFKHFKELGGLAIEVVTGSHSPAQYQIYSKAAEHYGFMASRGSDFHDPQESYIDLGKLPHLPEHLTPVWSVFH